Genomic window (Culex pipiens pallens isolate TS chromosome 3, TS_CPP_V2, whole genome shotgun sequence):
CTgcgatctacctgatcaacaggTCGCCGACGAAGGGCATCGAGATGACTCCGGAGGAAGCGTGGTCAGGTCGCAAGCCGGACTTGTCACACGTACGAGTGTTCGGCACGATCGCGATGGCCCACGTACCGAAGCAGAAGCGTCGCAAGTGGGACAAGAAAGCCGTGGAATGTATCCTCACCGGCTACGAAGAGGACACCAAGGCGCACCGCTTGTACGACAAGAAGACGAAGTCAATCATCGACAGCCGAGACGTGACGTTCGTTTCGGAAGGAGTGGTCAAACGTGGAGTGACCGCTGAACCGAGGGCTAGTGGACCGGAGCGGACATGTGTGCGGCTGGACTTTTGGGAGTACGTGCCAGCCGATGCCGTTCAGGAGGTTGTTCCACCGGAAGCCGCGGAACCACAAGAGGAGCCTGACGAAGAACCTGAAGATGCATTCGAGTCGGCCGAGAGCAGCGACGACGACGTGTCCTTTGCTGAAGATGACCCGTTGCCCGCGCTCCCGCCACAATCATCTTCAGAACCATCCAAAGAGGGGTTGAGGCTCAGTGGTAGGGAGCGCTTTCTTCCAGGCAAGTATAAAGATTTTAAACTTGGGAACAAAGGCCTACCCGTGACGAAATTTGCAGAtaagacgacgacgatgaccaaCGCAGCCGCGAGGCCCGAGGATCCTGCCGCTGCGCCCCCGTCGTGCTCTTATCAAAGATCAGTTGCCGATGACGGTCAACAACGATTGATGCTTTGCGATAGGGGGCGCCCGCCCCAAGGCAAGTATTCTGACAACCCTGATGAATCACCCGATACTGGTATCGACACTCCACAGCCGCTTCTGGATGATCCGTTCACGCACCAACAAGCCCTTGCTCGGGACGACGCTGAACACTGGAAACAGGCCATGAAGGATGAGTACGAAGCCCTCATCTCGAACGGAACGTGGGAGCTGTGCGATCTACCGGAAGGACGTTCGGCGATCAAGTGCAAGTGGGTGTACAAGACCAAGCTGGACGTGAACGGGGACATCGACCGGTACAAAGCGAGACTGGTCATCAAAGGATACTCGCAGCGAAAGGGGGTAGATTACGAAGAGACCTACGCCCCGGTCGTTCGCTATAGTTCGCTGCGATATCTCTTCGCGCTGGCTGCCCGTCTGGACATGAAGGTCGACCAGATGGACGCAATTACGGCCTTTCTGCAAGGAGAACTGTCGGAGGAGATCTACATGGAGCAACCCCCTTGCTTCGTGGACGGCAAGAAGCGGTCCAAGGTCTGCCGACTCAAGAAGGCGCTGTACGGGCTGAAGCAATCCAGTCGTGTCTGGAACAAGAAGCTGGATGCTGCCCTGATGAAGTTCGACCTGGTATGCACCGATTACGACCCGTGTGTGTACACCAAGGTGCGCGGCGACAAGATGCTGTTTGTCGCTGTGTACGTCGATGATGTCCTGATCTTCTCGAACTGTGACCGCTGGAAGACGGAGATCAAGGCCCAACTCAGCCGGGAGTTCAAGATGAAGGACATTGGACCTGCGAAGTACGTTCTGGGGATCCGGGTGAACCGGAGCAAGGACGAGATTGCCCTGGACCAGGAGAAGTACGTGGAAGCGATTCTGAGTCGGTTCCAGATGACGGACTGCAAGCCCGTCAGTACGCCCATGAACGTGAGCGAGAAGTTGACACGCGACGCGTGCCCGTCGACTTATCAAGAGAAGGAGAGGATGAAGTCCGTGCCGTACCAAGAAGCCGTTGGGTGCTTGATGTACTTGGCCCAGAGCACCAGACCGGACATCTGCTACGCTGTCAACATCCTCAGCCGCTTCAACTCGAACCCAGGTGAGAAGCACTGGTGTGGTGTGAAGCATCTGTTCCGCTACCTGCGCGGGACCTCGAAGTTTCGTCTGACCTACAAGAAAGGAGGAGCTTCGAAGATCGAAGGTTTTTCGGACGCCGACTGGGCTGCTGATCTGGAGGACCGGAAGTCGATCACGGGGTACGTGTTCACCGCCCAAGGTGGAGCCGTGTCCTGGAGCTGCAAGAGACAACAAACTGTTGCACTCTCGACCTGCGAGGCCGAATACATGGCGTTGTCGGCTGCGGTGCAGGAGGCGCTCTGGTGGCGCCGGTTGCGGGGACGTATCGAGTCGGAGGAGGCGATTACGATCCACTGCGACAACCAAAGTGCGATCGCGGTCGCACGGAATGGTGGCTATCATCCGAGGACGAAGCACATCGACATACGACACCATTTCATCCGGGACGCACTGGAGAAAGGCGAGGTTGTTGTGGACTACGTTCGGAGCGAGGAGCAAACAGCGGATGGTCTAACCAAACCGCTGTGCCGTACGAAGATGGAGATCTGCCGAGATCAACTTGGTCTGCAGCATCCCTAGGTTGAGGAGGAGTGTTGGAGATGATCAAGCAACCTATGGATTTGTATTTGTTTGATAGTTACCTGGCAGctcaataaaaatgtttcattctgTTCTAAACCGTAACCCACGCTAGACGTGTTATTTCCACCTCTGCCCCAAgagaatcaagttgatagaacactgaaaggtccgcccttttgtatctattttggatagcattaccctctatatgtgaggaaggcaccaaccacctaagggtggattaagtaacgtttttacttAGGCGTGCCTACAAAATTGCAAATATCTTTGTAAAACTTTAATGAAACCTTGATGTttgggggtgttttggaaaggaaatgagcagagctttcgaatgcacttgtcagaaaaataccgttccatacatttttaagccaaaaaacaccaatgtatttttaaaagtaatttttgaaggccggcacCCCGCTCTagcgaaaaactgacaaatctattcgaaagctgagacgatttcacatgaAGGACccataaatctaaggtgtattatcctcctatctttttaaatcttattttgattctggGAGCATAATTGAGTGGccgtttttttcaatatttataactTATGAATATATAATGCTTGTATAATGCtatagcatgtaggaaatttaaccatgaacatttttctctagtAAAAATCGCAATTTCAATACTCCAGCGCCATGATATTCGAGTTTAAATGAGAAAAAAgggtcaattttaaaaaattctcagaATTATTAAGTACGGGCTATCACTTACATGCGGCATATATTTTGGAGGACAGACTATGGTTTCTTAGAGTTGTTTTGATAgttgaattcggatctggaattaAATTTCAGGTTAACAGTGAAGATTTGGAACCACCAGGGAAGGGAAATAAGTACCTGCACTTGAAGTAAGGTAACTACGATAAGCACcgaactttaaaatatttgggTGCGGTGCTGGtgcatatttttcaaacaaggtAACTATAAGCTGTCTTTTTTTTaccatagaaaaaaatattgttgtcaACATTGTCATTTAGAACTTGGTTTTTGGTCAGTTCCTAGCAGATTCTGTACTTCTTGAGGAGCAATGGCATGTTACAATGTCAATGCCAAAATTAGACATCAGTGACCGAATTGTGAGTGTAGATCTTGAGAAGAAGACGGCTTCGAGTCCTATTTTTGAGCAGACTTTCGAAatggtaaaaatattgtattcatGCGACCAGGAATAGGGTCAATTGGCGTGGATGCACTGAATCCTTCAAAAATATGAGGCAGAAACGTGTGAAAATGAACCGTGAATAATACAGGATGTTCTTGGAGCAGCTGTTTAGACCTAATGAAAAGCCACTTTGAACGCAGGACACAATCCCCTTGTGCCCCTCAATCTCTAtgagaaacttttcaaaaatgtcatccGTCAATTCTCGCAAGGTCAAACCCGTGCTGAGGGAAATGCTGTGGCAATTCTTCCCGTTTCCAAAAAAATGCAGAAGCAAGATGATTGACATTTAAACATACACCTACAGCAATTATCTCCAAATCacatacaaatttcatcaatctaatgagtaaattaaaaaaaaaaacgttgcaaAAATAAGCACCTTCAAACGGGGGTGCTTATTATAAGCACCAAAAATAATGGGTTCTGGTGACAACTAAAGCACTGCACCTTTGATATTTCGCAAAACATGGTCTGCCGCtccaatctagtccgtcccatatgtaaaaagtgagtgCTGAGATAACGCTGTGAGAAGCTCAAAGAAAGTCTACCATTTTTCCCATTCTAAACAAAcaatttccatataattttttaaacagttattTCAATATCAGTCTAAAAAATACCATTaccataaatttgatttttaaaacttaaaatttggaagtaaattcgtgaaattttcagcaagAGACCGACTTGACTTTATTTGTCcataaataaaggcaagtcagtgATGGTATCAAGGTAGGCTTGAACATTTACAACAGAAATTTACCTGtcatttgttggtttgttttggtagattttcaagtaatttttattaaatgatctaaaagtttgtttgtttcagGTTAATCTTATTGACGaatagttttagtaaaattcctaggtatgaaactttaaacaaCGACGAGACAGACAATTTCTTTTGCTGCAAAGTGGAAGATATTTGAATGCAAGTCTCAGCATATGGAACCCACGAAATTGAGTTATCCACAATCTGCGTTGGAAGGCAATCTCATCCAGAACCGGGATCAAGGGAATTCAACCAAGAAGTAacagaactgttttttttttaaatatggtatGTAGTTTCTTTTCTGGCCGTGGTTGTCCCTCGCATGAGAAAAAATGCAGAATAGGTAACTTATTTTGcgcttcaaaattcttaaacattAATTAATTATcaacaatttaagtttttttttaagttcaacagGCTCTTAGAGACATAGTCTGtgtattatttaaattattaaatatttatattatcgATTTGGGAGAAATTTCTATACAagaactgacttgcctttattttgcatatgggacagcacaatagtcatttttattttggaatttttagaacaaacatgacttttttattaaataggcTTGAAGTAGATGTTATAACTAGACTTTTGTCAGGTTTatctcaaaatcgacaaaaatacatatgggacggactagattggaGCGGCAGTGGTGCCTATGTTCGTTCTCTGGGAACCACGCCATAATGttatttgtaatttgatttgaaatggaACTGATGGCCAGCGACACATTGAATTAACGTTGAAACCAGTTAGCCCTATTTACAAAACGAGGTTTTCTGAcattctcaaaacaatcagaacttgaaaaaaacattgtccataaaaaaaatcgtgagtaaaatatcaataaaatgtGTGCGAAAGAcgaaatatgaccgaattcgCTAGCGCTtatctgttacgatttgttacggagggggggggggagggttaaaaatctcaaattttgcGTCACGTAATTAAATAACGCTCCCTAACATCCTGCAGCAGAACTGttgaattctaataaaaacactaattgaattgataaAAAAGAATTGGTGTTTGTTCAATATTAACAGCGGTATgtgcaatttcgtaaaatcaaAACGATTTTCTgacaatttcataaatttagttCTCTTTTACTCGTTGACCACCGCCTACTCAGTAGATTCCCTAAATAGGACTATCCAAATGTTTGTAATGATACTGTACGATGAGTTACTTACTCCGGACCCGGTGGTTTTTAAAAACCGCCGTTGGTTTGTAGTAGTcgtatttttggaaaagatTTGTTTCGGTAAAGTCGCTGGTTGGCTGTTGGACTCACAAttcaaaagtcgtcagttcgaatcccggccTTCGGGACTAGTTTCAAGCCCTCGAACGCCTAGtagtaggaatcttgcaataAAAACCGTCAAAGCACtgctgtagagcaaacaatgTAACTTTTGGTAAATTATCCGAAGATACCGGTGGACCCtctgcaaaattgttttgtACAAGCAGCAAACAATCAACGACACCCCCTCACACTGTAAGTgtcaatcaataaaaaatcaatgcaCCAGCACCGCTTTCCGTCTCGtcataatttcactttttattcaaTGTTATATTCACTACAATCTTAGTCAATCGTAATTATCAATATTAATTAAGACTTTTTCTACCTCATCGTCCGTCTCTCTcgctctttcttttttttccctaAAACACGCTCCACCGCGTGCGTGTCGCCGCCGTGCTTCGTGTGTGATTAATCCTTTTTTATGTTCCTCTCAACTCGTCACCTCTGCTTCCGCTTCTACACTCAATCAAACACttgttttttcttcatttacTCTTGCTAGGGgggctttttgttgttgttgtttcgtCTAAGATAATATTTCCTACACTTTTGTTTTAGGAAGGAAAATACAAACTACACTCGCATATTAgcgagcgcgcgcgcgcttGCTAACATGTATATATGTACAAAGAACGGTTTGAAACTCGCGCGCGCGCAGCTTTCGGCTAACTCACGTCTCGCATGCAAATTTATCGGTACAGCCGGGCAAACTCCTGCAACGCTTGCGTTACGGCCCGGGGCGTTTCAGACCTGAAACAGGAGGGAGAAACGGGTTAGTTGGTTGGATTTGTTGGGGGGTTTTTGAGGGGACTTACTTGACGATGCTCTCGACGAATTCGATCATCTGCTCGTTGGTGACGGTCATGCAGCCGCCGCTGTTTTTCTTGGGCAGGGCGTCGACCGCTTTCCGCACGTATCCGTCCAGCTGCTGGGGGTTGAGCTGTTTGATTTCGACAAACACGTCGGCCACGTCGGACAGCATGTACGAGTGCAGGCAGAAGACGGACGCGTACAGCAGGTTCATGATGAGCGATTCGCCGTGCTGCTGCAGGATGCCGTGGACGATGGAGCGCAGTTCGGTGGCCCGGTCGTGCCGGCCGTAGCTGAGCAGACTGCAGAAGAATCGCATCACGGACAGGTTCGCGTCTCGGTGGTCGAGGGTGCAGGCCAGCAGGCCACACTGGATGATCGGCGTGACGAGGGGACTCTGCAGCAGCTGGAACGGTGACCGTTGGATGAAGCGGGCCACCAGGCGGAAGAAATCGTCCACCATGTCGGGGTGGTTCTTGAGACCGTTCTCGACCTGCAGCACTTGGAAGGTCGGTTCGATGAACGCTCGCAGCATGTTCAGCAGGCCCTGGATGCAGGACGGCTCGCCGGCAAATTCGTCCACGAGGATGCTGCCGAGGTACAGCAAACAGCTGTGATTATGGCCGGAGTAGATGATGATGATCTGCTTGACCAGCGGTTCCAGGATGGGCATCGCTTGCTTCCCGACGCAACGTATCGCGTACCGGATGCAGCGCACGATGCGTTCCATGATTTTGGAGTCGTTCTTGTAGCATTCCATCGCTCGCGACAGCACGTTCCAATTGCTGACGATGACAAACACGCAAGGGTTCACCTCGGTGTCCGGGATGGTCGGATTGACGTGCCGGTAGATCGACGCCAACCGGTCCACCCAGAAGATCGGATCGTGGCGGTCTTTTTTGACGCCGAGTCCGTCGTCTTCACCGGTGGTCAGTTGACTCAACGCTTGCACCTGAAAGCTGCACAATTCCTGCATGGCCGTCGTCAGCTGCTCGCCCGGCAGTCGCCCAATAATGATGGAAATGCCCTTGAGCAGCCCGATGGCCGATTCCGTCTGGATTTCGAACCCGTCCAGACACCGCGCAATCTCCATCAACCCGTTAATGTGGCCGAGCATGTGCTTCTTGCACGACGAACAGATCGACTGAAGCGCGTTCGCGGCCGCCGTCGCCAGCCCGTTCTTCTGCTGCAGCGCGCAcagcaaaaagttcaaaatcggCTCCAGCGTTTCCGGATTCGAGTCGATCCAGTCACACAGCTCGCCCAGGATGTTGATCGACGTGTACCGGATCGCGATGTGACAGTTGTCCGGCAGGTTCAGGATCGCCTCCACCACCTTCGGCACCGTTTCGCTCTCCTCGCTACAAAGTCGGGGGGTGAGAAAGAACCACAGAGAAGAAGAAAACACaaagacaaaaagaaaaaaagaaaacagaaaaaacgcGTTACGAACGGATGGTCACACACTCTCACACACACCCCCCGGACGCACACGCGCCGGAAGCGGATGCTTTGGTCTGTGGTGGGCGTGGGCCGGCGGATGTGAAGGATGTTTCTTTTTGGACACTCTCTAATCACCATAGCTGGTTGAATCTGGACGCAGGTATGTCGCGCTCTCCCAATTGCATTATCTCTCTAGAAGGTTTCGGTAAAAAGGAAAACAGCAAGTTTCAGAAAGTTAAAATTACGGGACAGTTTACAGTTTGGTTTGGTTCACGGTTTGTGTTTGCTGATGATGTTTGCACAAAACTATCGTGAAACTAGCTGTTCGTTCTTGCACAATGCACGGTAACGTAGGTATTTCTTGCCGAGCCAAGAGTTGAGGAAAgacagaaaataaaataaaaagagcGGGATCGATTCTACTTTTTTGCTTTACGTTTTACATGTTGTCGCAAACAGTCGGACAGTTAGTTCCAGAATAGTGCCGTTACACTTGATCAAGCAGTCATAGATGTAGGAGGAAAACGATTGCTACAACGAGAATCTACCGAAAAAATTTAGTGTGTCTTCAGTGTTAGTCACCACATGATTTGTACAAGAAAAGGGCTTGAAAGATTTAGAAAATATAAAGATAGAAACTGTATAGAAAGCAAGAAACAATAAAATCGCAACAACAAAAGAATTGTCCTGTGTCCACATTCACGTCCTACATTTACGACCACGACACGACCGTTGGGGGGGCGCGGTTGATAATACTCACGGTAGAATGTTCCGGGCCACGTTCTCCATGATGAAGAGGGCGGCCTCGCTCGACTCCCACGTCACGTTCGGGCTCTGCAGGATCAGGAACATCTGCTTGAAGCAGCTGATCGAGCTGACGATGAAGATCACGTCCTTGATGATTTCCGACACCTTGAAGCGGAAGTCCTGCGCAAAAGAAGAAGGAAGGAAGAGATATGTGTTAGATGGATTGTTAGAATTAGCTTGGTTTCAGTGcacgagcatgagcatgagagaccacccatggttgcccctccgttgctgaac
Coding sequences:
- the LOC120421336 gene encoding transportin-3 isoform X1, with product MEHPTAEAVLQGVYTLYNNPNKQEKEKASRWLEEFQKSIHSWEIADQLLQQKHDLNSCTFAAQTMRNKIQNSFHELPESAHESLRQSLLEHISHITLETKPVIVTQLSLALADLALLMSSWRKPVATLLERFSSNPHMMYAVIELLTLIPEEINSRYLRLGANRRKDVLTELETDASLVGEYLLMCLMNCNDNEVLQTKILKCFAAWVQINAFNLSQIGDNMIVAYAFQLLTNVNTKAEIHDAATDCLCSLLQCLETNNNGNGLDVKLFNGILSLEEAYNMSVAQEDLDKSLNLCRLFTVLVESNLVKMVAGSEAVSPHYSIKGLELVLMCVGHYDFEVAEITFNMWYRLSEDLYQRNNETLTAHFKPYVERLIAALYKHCQMEADHEGLIQEEDSFKDFRFKVSEIIKDVIFIVSSISCFKQMFLILQSPNVTWESSEAALFIMENVARNILPEIMQLGERDIPASRFNQLCEESETVPKVVEAILNLPDNCHIAIRYTSINILGELCDWIDSNPETLEPILNFLLCALQQKNGLATAAANALQSICSSCKKHMLGHINGLMEIARCLDGFEIQTESAIGLLKGISIIIGRLPGEQLTTAMQELCSFQVQALSQLTTGEDDGLGVKKDRHDPIFWVDRLASIYRHVNPTIPDTEVNPCVFVIVSNWNVLSRAMECYKNDSKIMERIVRCIRYAIRCVGKQAMPILEPLVKQIIIIYSGHNHSCLLYLGSILVDEFAGEPSCIQGLLNMLRAFIEPTFQVLQVENGLKNHPDMVDDFFRLVARFIQRSPFQLLQSPLVTPIIQCGLLACTLDHRDANLSVMRFFCSLLSYGRHDRATELRSIVHGILQQHGESLIMNLLYASVFCLHSYMLSDVADVFVEIKQLNPQQLDGYVRKAVDALPKKNSGGCMTVTNEQMIEFVESIVKSETPRAVTQALQEFARLYR
- the LOC120421336 gene encoding transportin-3 isoform X2 → MEHPTAEAVLQGVYTLYNNPNKQEKEKASRWLEEFQKSIHSWEIADQLLQQKHDLNSCTFAAQTMRNKIQNSFHELPESAHESLRQSLLEHISHITLETKPVIVTQLSLALADLALLMSSWRKPVATLLERFSSNPHMMYAVIELLTLIPEEINSRYLRLGANRRKDVLTELETDASLVGEYLLMCLMNCNDNEVLQTKILKCFAAWVQINAFNLSQIGDNMIVAYAFQLLTNVNTKAEIHDAATDCLCSLLQCLETNNNGNGLDVKLFNGILSLEEAYNMSVAQEDLDKSLNLCRLFTVLVESNLVKMVAGSEAVSPHYSIKGLELVLMCVGHYDFEVAEITFNMWYRLSEDLYQRNNETLTAHFKPYVERLIAALYKHCQMEADHEGLIQEEDSFKDFRFKVSEIIKDVIFIVSSISCFKQMFLILQSPNVTWESSEAALFIMENVARNILPEESETVPKVVEAILNLPDNCHIAIRYTSINILGELCDWIDSNPETLEPILNFLLCALQQKNGLATAAANALQSICSSCKKHMLGHINGLMEIARCLDGFEIQTESAIGLLKGISIIIGRLPGEQLTTAMQELCSFQVQALSQLTTGEDDGLGVKKDRHDPIFWVDRLASIYRHVNPTIPDTEVNPCVFVIVSNWNVLSRAMECYKNDSKIMERIVRCIRYAIRCVGKQAMPILEPLVKQIIIIYSGHNHSCLLYLGSILVDEFAGEPSCIQGLLNMLRAFIEPTFQVLQVENGLKNHPDMVDDFFRLVARFIQRSPFQLLQSPLVTPIIQCGLLACTLDHRDANLSVMRFFCSLLSYGRHDRATELRSIVHGILQQHGESLIMNLLYASVFCLHSYMLSDVADVFVEIKQLNPQQLDGYVRKAVDALPKKNSGGCMTVTNEQMIEFVESIVKSETPRAVTQALQEFARLYR